The genomic interval TACGGTTTTTTGTGTGACTTGCGAGAACGCTTCGCAGATGTCTTTAAACCGCTTTTGACCGCCGAGTAAAATGTAGACGATAAAGATTTTGCTCTTGTCGTTAATTATTCCCAGTGTCAACTCGACAGGACAGTGGAACTCTTTTTCATTGATTGTTATCATAATGGTCACCTCTTGTTTTGAATTATACCATAATACCTATTTTTGTTCTTTACTTACTTTTTTTTCTGTAAGGTAATTATAAGTTATTTAGGTATATATTTTCCAAAACACTTTAAGGAGAACCCATGAAAAAAACACTGATACTCTTAGCCCATCCCAATATGGCAGAATCAAACGTCAACAAAGCGTTGATACAGAGCATTCAAAACGAACCCAACATCACCGTGCATGACTTGTATGCGACCTATAAAACCGTAGAAGCCATTGATGTCGCGAAAGAGCAAGCCCTTCTTCTTCAGTTTGACCGCATCGTCTTTCAATTTCCACTCTACTGGTACAGCGCACCTGCCATGTTAAAAGAGTGGCAAGACAAAGTATTAAATTATGGCTTTGCGTATGGACCTGAAGGCAGTAAATTAGCAGGCAAAGAGAGCAAGATCATCGTTAGCACAGGCTCACCCGAATACGCTTACCAATCGGGCTTTTACAACAACTTTACCCTCAGTGAATACCTAAGACCTTTGCAGTCAACGATTCTGTTTACGGGCATGGACTTTAAAGGGATTTTTGCAGCGTATGGGGCGATGAAACTCAGCGCGGAAGCACTGGAAAAAGATGTGAAAACATACCAAACTGTCCTAAAAACAGATGACTGGAGCAGTTCGCTTTTTAAATTTCTTGCGAGCTAACGAAGAGGGTTTTAAACCCTCCTCTACGCCTGAGGCAGGACGATGCTCATGCACAGCCCGCTTTGTTCATTGCGCGCACTGATGGAGCCTTGCATGTTCTGCTCGATGATCTGCTTTGCGATGTAAAGCCCCGTTCCACTTCCACTAGCAGGGTCTTTGGTCGTGAAAAACGGATCGAAAAGGTGCGGAAGTTTAGAGGCTTCCACCCCACCTGCGTTATCCAAAACTTCAATGACAATGCTCTTCTCTTTCACAAAGCCTTTGATCGCAATCGTTCCATGAGCAATTTCGCGCCCTAAAATGGCATCTTTTGCGTTGTTGATAAGCACCAAAAGCACATGCGAAAACTCTTTTTTAAAGTTATGAATGACGATCTCTTCGGGACACTCTACGGAAAACGTCATGTCTTTATTGGCAAGTCCTCCATCGGTGATCTTGATGCTCTCTTCAATCGACTTATGCAGCATAAAGTCCACTTTGGAACCCTCTTGCGTAAAAAAGTCTTTGAACTCCTCAATCAAAGAAGACATCAATGTAATGTGCTCTCGAAGCTTGATGATCTCCTCTTCA from Sulfurospirillum multivorans DSM 12446 carries:
- a CDS encoding NAD(P)H-dependent oxidoreductase codes for the protein MKKTLILLAHPNMAESNVNKALIQSIQNEPNITVHDLYATYKTVEAIDVAKEQALLLQFDRIVFQFPLYWYSAPAMLKEWQDKVLNYGFAYGPEGSKLAGKESKIIVSTGSPEYAYQSGFYNNFTLSEYLRPLQSTILFTGMDFKGIFAAYGAMKLSAEALEKDVKTYQTVLKTDDWSSSLFKFLAS